Proteins from a single region of Synergistales bacterium:
- a CDS encoding DUF86 domain-containing protein, with the protein MYDPTLVLDVIDNAAEAPRRIEWRFQGISCPEDFVRGDEGLEKLDSIAMMLLVVGESVRRIDRMTEGELLQAAPCIPWKKIKGIRDVLAHGYFDIDHEILFEVCAHEIDSLREAMSVMRERLLRERDGDINLET; encoded by the coding sequence ATGTATGATCCCACCCTGGTACTCGATGTCATTGACAATGCTGCGGAAGCGCCTCGCCGGATCGAGTGGCGGTTCCAGGGCATTTCCTGTCCCGAGGATTTTGTGCGCGGCGACGAGGGGCTGGAAAAACTGGACAGCATCGCCATGATGCTTCTTGTTGTCGGGGAAAGCGTCAGGAGGATTGACAGGATGACGGAAGGGGAGCTGCTGCAGGCGGCTCCCTGCATTCCATGGAAAAAGATAAAGGGCATACGTGATGTCTTGGCCCATGGCTACTTTGATATCGACCACGAAATCCTTTTCGAGGTGTGCGCTCACGAGATCGACAGCCTTCGGGAGGCGATGAGCGTGATGAGAGAGAGGCTGCTTCGTGAGAGAGATGGAGACATCAACTTGGAAACATGA
- the modA gene encoding molybdate ABC transporter substrate-binding protein encodes MRRFFGIIAVLVLCGLLAGGASAAERTLTLYCGAGLMHPMDELIAAFEERHDDVRIRPIYAGSGELFGMIATRERGDVYVPGSEKYTRDAIREGMVFEEGTRDLCYHVPVILVPAGNPGDIHSLQDLTGEGVEVALCDAKAAAIGKVADKLLAKNNLLEAVEANCSVRPSTTNQLLIYTATDQVDAVIAWEDQALWGQSEGKVEIVQIAPELNTIKTIPASVVAFTEQRGPAQAYVDFISSPEGRQVWKKHGFPIEMPQ; translated from the coding sequence ATGCGAAGGTTTTTCGGAATCATTGCGGTATTGGTGCTCTGCGGCCTGCTGGCCGGCGGAGCATCGGCGGCGGAGCGGACACTGACGCTCTACTGCGGTGCGGGGCTCATGCACCCCATGGACGAGCTGATAGCGGCCTTCGAGGAGCGTCACGACGATGTGCGGATCCGGCCCATCTACGCCGGTTCCGGCGAGCTCTTCGGGATGATCGCTACCCGGGAGCGGGGCGATGTCTATGTGCCGGGGTCGGAGAAATACACCCGGGACGCCATCCGCGAGGGCATGGTCTTCGAGGAGGGCACCAGGGACCTCTGCTACCATGTGCCGGTGATCCTCGTGCCGGCAGGGAATCCCGGTGACATCCATTCTCTGCAGGATCTGACCGGGGAGGGCGTCGAGGTGGCGCTCTGCGACGCCAAGGCGGCGGCCATCGGCAAGGTGGCCGACAAGCTGCTGGCCAAGAACAACCTCCTGGAGGCTGTGGAGGCCAACTGTTCGGTCCGCCCCAGCACCACCAACCAGCTGCTCATCTACACCGCAACCGACCAGGTGGACGCCGTCATCGCCTGGGAAGACCAGGCGCTCTGGGGCCAGTCGGAGGGCAAGGTGGAGATCGTGCAGATCGCTCCCGAACTGAACACCATCAAGACCATCCCCGCCTCGGTGGTGGCCTTCACCGAACAGCGCGGGCCGGCCCAGGCATATGTGGATTTCATCTCCTCGCCCGAGGGCAGGCAGGTCTGGAAGAAGCACGGATTCCCCATCGAGATGCCCCAGTAG
- a CDS encoding ABC transporter permease produces the protein MGSRIFQSTIITITVLFVGLLVWSIVSLVVMPEGSEVVESALSEEMLYSIRLSLITSLLSVAIVMALSVSIGYLLARFQFPGHDVLRTIVDLPMAFPELVLGLCLLLLFGHSILGDALERLGLELIFSKPAIVIAQVFTAAPYAIRVAYSSFRSVSKRYEMVARSLGYGHFGAFWKVVLPMSRGGLFAAAVIAFARCMGCFGTVLILAGGTRMFTETLPITLYLNISYGNLAMAMTSGMILIGISLGAIVIFEMLNREVVL, from the coding sequence ATGGGTAGCAGGATATTCCAGTCCACCATCATCACGATTACGGTCCTCTTTGTGGGTCTGCTGGTCTGGTCCATCGTCTCTCTGGTGGTGATGCCCGAGGGGAGCGAGGTGGTCGAAAGCGCCCTGTCGGAGGAGATGCTCTACAGCATCCGGCTCTCGCTTATCACCAGCCTGCTCTCGGTGGCCATCGTCATGGCCCTCTCGGTGAGCATCGGCTATCTGCTGGCCCGCTTCCAGTTCCCCGGCCACGACGTGCTGCGCACCATCGTGGACCTGCCCATGGCCTTCCCGGAGCTGGTGCTCGGGCTCTGCCTGCTCCTGCTGTTCGGCCACAGCATACTCGGCGACGCCCTGGAGCGTCTCGGCCTGGAGCTGATCTTCAGCAAACCGGCCATCGTCATCGCCCAGGTCTTCACGGCGGCCCCCTACGCCATCCGGGTGGCCTATTCGTCCTTCCGGAGCGTGAGCAAGCGCTACGAGATGGTGGCCCGCAGCCTGGGCTACGGACACTTCGGCGCCTTCTGGAAGGTGGTGCTCCCCATGTCCCGGGGCGGCCTCTTCGCGGCGGCGGTGATCGCCTTCGCCCGGTGCATGGGCTGCTTCGGCACGGTACTGATCCTCGCCGGGGGTACCCGGATGTTTACGGAGACCCTGCCGATCACCCTCTACCTCAACATCTCCTACGGCAACCTGGCCATGGCCATGACCTCCGGCATGATCCTCATCGGGATCTCCCTGGGGGCCATCGTCATCTTCGAGATGCTCAACAGGGAGGTGGTGCTGTGA
- a CDS encoding ATP-binding cassette domain-containing protein, with protein sequence MSGALLEIADLQVELGSFSLRGVNVAIPEGEYCCLLGASGAGKSVLLETVIGAYKPRHGRVFLRGREVTALPPERRRLGIVYQDYMLFPHLNVFNNIAFGLRRTGVAGRRLEEQVRGIASRVGVEPLLDREVQTLSGGEQQRTALARALIMNPEILLLDEPLSSLDVATRERMRALLGSLTREFGVTIFHVTHDIEDVWALATQVVILHDGRVLQTGTPEEVFRSPRPGYVAEFVGARNLISGRVEEVATSGLAAVEAGGTRIYTSEAPEHAEGLHVTLSIRPEEILISRTEPDTSARNGLPMRIRRIVRRGPIVWVYGDHRGMELVAMITVSGAEHLELAEDEEVFFLFKATNVRLAKVCERAEECRCEGAV encoded by the coding sequence GTGAGCGGGGCGCTGCTGGAGATCGCCGATCTGCAGGTGGAGCTGGGCTCCTTCAGCCTGCGTGGGGTCAACGTGGCCATCCCCGAGGGGGAGTACTGCTGCCTTCTGGGGGCCTCCGGGGCCGGCAAGAGTGTTCTTCTGGAGACGGTGATCGGGGCCTACAAGCCCCGGCACGGCCGGGTCTTCCTGCGCGGCCGGGAGGTCACCGCCCTGCCGCCCGAACGGCGCCGGCTGGGGATCGTCTATCAGGACTACATGCTCTTCCCCCACCTCAATGTCTTCAACAACATCGCCTTCGGCCTGCGACGGACCGGTGTGGCGGGCCGCCGGCTGGAAGAACAGGTGCGGGGGATCGCCTCGCGGGTGGGCGTGGAGCCGCTGCTGGACCGGGAGGTGCAGACCCTCTCGGGCGGCGAGCAGCAGCGCACCGCCCTGGCCCGGGCGCTGATCATGAACCCCGAGATCCTCCTGCTGGACGAGCCGCTGAGCTCGCTGGACGTGGCCACACGCGAACGGATGCGCGCCTTGCTGGGGTCGCTGACCAGGGAGTTCGGGGTCACCATCTTCCATGTGACCCACGACATCGAGGATGTCTGGGCGCTGGCCACCCAGGTGGTGATCCTCCACGACGGCAGGGTGCTCCAGACGGGCACCCCCGAGGAGGTCTTCCGGAGCCCGCGCCCGGGCTACGTGGCGGAGTTCGTGGGCGCCCGCAACCTCATCTCCGGCAGGGTGGAGGAGGTCGCCACCTCCGGCCTGGCCGCGGTGGAGGCCGGCGGAACGCGGATCTACACCAGCGAGGCGCCGGAGCACGCCGAGGGCCTGCACGTGACACTTTCCATCCGGCCCGAGGAGATCCTCATCAGCCGGACGGAGCCCGACACCTCCGCCCGCAACGGACTGCCCATGCGTATCCGGCGGATCGTCCGTCGCGGACCCATCGTCTGGGTCTACGGCGACCACCGGGGGATGGAGCTGGTGGCCATGATCACCGTCAGCGGGGCGGAGCATCTGGAGCTGGCCGAGGACGAGGAGGTCTTTTTCCTCTTCAAGGCCACCAACGTGCGGCTCGCCAAGGTCTGCGAGCGTGCGGAGGAGTGCCGCTGCGAGGGCGCCGTGTAG